The proteins below are encoded in one region of Oncorhynchus gorbuscha isolate QuinsamMale2020 ecotype Even-year linkage group LG01, OgorEven_v1.0, whole genome shotgun sequence:
- the LOC124038143 gene encoding intestinal mucin-like protein — KWVLYFGRVFKQCHDVIPQQPFFEACKFDVCNMPNISIGCSSLETYAVRCAAAGVCIDWRKSTNGTCDLTCPKTKVYKACGSTIQPTCNSRYNDKYVHPCQGAQMSRDVVCDSFMEGCFCPEGTILFNTFSDTCVRDCGCTGPDGKPKQFGETWYSNCQKCTCNADTMSVQCEPVKCPPQEIVTCKKYGEVLVNETVDCCQKNTCVPKPVCVHNNTEYTLGENVPNGTCEECKCGPKKDPVSKLYVVECAQINCYTTCPTGYEYEVVPEKCCGTCVQKDCVVGLPDTTSHIIQLGKFWSPPSDRCVKYECTKTNNQFIIVESKLECPVFRPEDCVPGTEKTDANGCCTTCTLISHCDVKNTTTYLEVNNCRSSVPVEISACGGSCGTSSMYSAEKNTLMHSCSCCQEMSTSERKVEMVCPDGKKIMQSYIYIDKCGCHDSECDKKNHLD, encoded by the exons AAATGGGTTCTTTATTTTGGAAGGGTCTTTAAGCAATGCCATGATGTTATCCCACAACAACCCTTCTTCGAGGCCTGTAAGTTTGATGTCTGCAACATGCCAAATATCTCAATCGGCTGCTCCAGCCTGGAAACCTACGCTGTGAGGTGTGCAGCAGCTGGAGTCTGTATCGACTGGAGGAAATCAACTAATGGAACATGTG ATCTGACATGCCCTAAGACCAAAGTGTATAAGGCATGTGGCTCTACTATCCAGCCAACATGCAATTCAAG ATACAATGACAAATATGTGCATCCATGTCAAGGAGCACAAATGAGCCGTGACGTTGTATGTGACTCATTCATGGAGGGCTGTTTCTGCCCTGAGGGTACCATCTTGTTCAACACATTCTCTGACACCTGTGTTCGTGACTGTG GATGCACAGGACCTGATGGAAAACCCAAACAG TTTGGTGAGACTTGGTACAGTAACTGCCAGAAGTGCACGTGTAATGCTGACACAATGAGTGTCCAGTGTGAACCAGTGAAATGTCCGCCCCAAGAAATTGTTACCTGTAAGAAGTACGGTGAGGTGTTGGTCAACGAGACGGTGGACTGCTGTCAGAAAAATACATGTG TGCCCAAACCTGTTTGTGTCCACAACAATACTGAATACACG cttggtgaaaaTGTTCCCAACGGCACCTGTGAGGAGTGCAAGTGCGGTCCTAAAAAGGATCCAGTCTCCAAGCTATATGTTGTTGAGTGTGCCCAAATCAACTGTTACACCACCTGCCCAACG GGTTATGAGTATGAAGTCGTACCTGAGAAATGTTGTGGAACGTGTGTACAGAAGGACTGTGTTGTCGGTCTCCCAGATACCACGTCTCACATCATTCAG CTTGGGAAGTTTTGGTCGCCCCCTAGTGACCGCTGTGTGAAGTATGAATGCACGAAGACAAACAACCAGTTCATCATTGTGGAATCCAAATTGGAATGCCCAGTGTTCCGTCCAGAGGACTGTGTCCCT GGAACTGAGAAAACTGATGCAAATGGATGTTGCACAACCT GCACTTTAATCAGTCACTGTGATGTGAAGAACACCACCACCTACCTTGAGGTGAATAACTGCAGGTCCTCTGTGCCGGTGGAAATCTCAGCCTGCGGGGGATCCTGTGGAACATCTTCTAT GTACTCTGCAGAGAAAAACACCCTGATGCACTCCTGCTCCTGCTGTCAAGAGATGTCTACCAGTGAGAGGAAGGTGGAGATGGTCTGCCCTGATGGGAAGAAGATCATGCAGTCCTACATTTACATTGATAAGTGTGGCTGCCATGACTCTGAGTGTGACAAGAAGAACCACTTAGATTAG